TTCCTTTAGGATCTTTCCCAGTTTCTTTAACAACTTCTTTAACTGTTTCCAATATTCTATCAAAGGTAGCTAATATGGAAGGATCTTTGCTAACTTTTTCAAGGAATTTTGTTTTGTTTTCATGAATCGAAAGTGAATATAAGACGTAAAGTGGACCATAATCTAATGCTTCTACTCTTTCCATTAGGTTCTTAGCTAGTGATGGAAATAAAGATACTAAGACTGGCATAAAGTAAAAAGTTACGTCCACTGTGTTAAAAGCACCATTTAACGGACCGCCTGAATAGCTATAATTATTGTCTTTCCTCTCATCAGAGGAGTTATAGTATCCTTCCCATATGTAAAAGTTTCCTTCTTTACTTAACCACGTTGATTTTACTAAAGTAGTAAGTTGAGAGCCTACTAGATCAGCTATCCAATCTTCAACTCCTTTAGGATTATAAAGGATATCGTGAAACTTTTGAGTCATTGTGGAGAGGTAATTGAAATTATCTTTTACGTAATTTGAAACTTCAACACAGTTCGAGAAGTAATTCTCATAAAAGTGTCCTATTTTTTTACCGTAGTAATCTAAGTGATTTGGAAAGTACCATGAAAGTATAAAGGTCACTTTGTTTCCGTTAACAGTTGCAATTCCCCATTTTTCTCCGGAGTTTTTTACTATCTTTCCTTTTTCCCTAAACTCGTTCCATTCAGCAAAATGTGGAAAATTATCGAGTTTTGCGAAACTTCCATTTTCAACCCTTACACAAAGATTTCCGTTATATCTCGGATCGTTAGATGGTACCTCTCCTGAAAATACTAAGGTATCTCCTTTAAATTCGATCTTTCCATTTTCAAATGGATTTTTTAAGCCTAAAATGAAATCTGAGTTTTCATAAGTATAATACTCAAAGATTGCAACTGGTAAAGATGAGTTCTTTATATCGTGGGGAATGAAGGGTGAAAATGCCTTTAATGTAACTTCAAAATCATCTTTGAATTTTAAATACGCAATTGGAGGTTCACCAACATATTCTACTTCTCTTACTGGTCTTAGCCAAGGAACTGTATAAGGACTCGCTCCAAAGTAGTAATCATATGCTTGTAGAATTCTACTCTTTCCCTTACTTTTTACACCTACAAAGAAATCAAATTGGTTAAGGTAGAATGTATTTCTTATGTCATGTCTTTCGGTAAAGCCACCGTTATTAAATATTGTCCAGTCGTATAATCTTCCGTCTGCTCTTATTTCTATTGATCCAGTTCCTAAACCACCCAATACTACTCCAGAATTTAAGGCATAAGAATACTTGTATTTCATACTTCATAAAGGAAAAGAGTAATTTTAACTTTAATGGGGGTTAAGGGGGCGGAAGTCCCCATCCGATGGATACCCCCTTATAGAAAAAGTTTTCATATCAACATTTGGTTTTAATGGGCTGAAAGAGATGGTAAGACTTATGAGGGATGGGACTGCTGTGGAGGGAAACCTCTGCTATACCTTGTATAGTAAGTTTCCCAAAGAAGCAGTAAATCCTCATCGTGAGGTGAGGATGCTTCGTCAGTAAGAGCAGAGTAGTTCACCCTTTATGATAATGAAGTTGATAATTCTTTTTTACTACGATAGAAAAATAATGATGCCAAAATAAGTAAAGGAATCAGTGAAACAATATCAAAGTTTGTTGAAACCAATATTTCAATAGCTGAAGCGAATATTCTGCTAGCGTTTAGAAATATTTGTCTATTTATTAGATAAACTGATAATAAATTCCTCTCCATATTGTTCCAATTATATACGTCAATTATAGGGTAAATAAGAGGAGAGAAAAATGAGTAGACAAAAAGATAAATAAGAGGATAGATGAACATTGATAATGAAGATAGACTTAATACTAGAGAAGATATCAAAACAATATTATATGGTTTTATCGCGTTCACGTATCAAACTAAATGATAATTGTTATTTTAATGAAGTGGACGTGAGTTTTACTTCTGTTAATCTAGATAAGATAGAGGTACATCTCTGCAAAATTATAAAATATTTTTCTTTATCTCCCTCCAATAGCGTAAACTCTGTAAATAAACCTTCTTCTACCTCTTCTTATTAACAGTGTAATACTATAATGTGCATTTGGTGTAACAGTTACATTAGGAAAGTAGATATGGATTTCATCATAACCTGGATGTAGTTCTTTTGGAGAAATGTAAGTTGAATCAATTCCGTTAAATCTAGCGTTAAGAATTGTTGCATAATCATAAAAGTTAATTCTCAAAATAGCATTACCATTTGGATAAATGTAACTTGGTGCCATAGGTTGGTATTTACTCTCATTTGAGTATTGATTATTGGATTTTCTGAATTTCCTTCTAGCTTTGCGAAAATATGAAATAAATCCTAATATACCAAAGATTGTCATAAGAAGGGTCACATATCCAACTATTTGGGAGATTAGTTCAGTCTTCGAGTAAGTTACTAAATTTTCATAAATAGGCTGGTTTACAGTAATTGTATCGTTAAGTGGAATTTTATAAGTACCTTCAAATACACCAGTTACGTTTTTTGGAATAATGGTGTAAATTTATATCGTTTCTCCGCTTCTTACAAACATCTTATTTGTTTCTATTCCATTTATGTATACTGGGTAAGTTGAGTTTATGTATACTAAATAATACCATGTATAGTTAGGTTTTATTTGATAAAATGTTATTTTTTCGGAAGGATAAATAGTTAAGTTTTTACCATTAAATACTGCAAACGCTGAGGAATTAGCTGAAAAGTTTCTCAAAAACGATATATAAGTTGAATACTTAATATAGCCCTCAAAGTTATGGGTTAAACTTCCATTTATATAAAACGGAATTAAACACGTAATACTAAGGAAAGTGAAAGAAGGCAATGCCGGGTTAAATTGAGTTGTTAATAGTCCTGGTTGTAAATTTCCCAAAGTGACATAAGCGTAACCAGATGGTGAAATTGTAACGTGTAAATTATCAGCCGATTCTGCAGTATCATTTCCATAAGAGTAAACAATAGGAAAGGGAATAAATTTTCCAGATTCCGAGTTGTAATAATATAAAGCTAGATAAGATGACATGTTAGTAAAAGTTGTGTGTTCTCCATATGCAAAACCACCCCAAACAAGTTCTGCATCTAAATAGCCTGACCAATAATAATAATTTCCAATTTTTACTTTTGGAGTTGTAGAATCGTTGATAATAATAAAAGTATTCTTTACATCATTAATTTTAATAAAAGCCTTATCGTAAGTCACCAGTTCTGGAGGAAGAATATCACTTCCATTTTGAACAACAAGATAAGAAAAGTCTACTAGAATACCAGATGAATTATAACTTTCATTTATTAAAAGGTAAGACGCTAAGGGAAAAATTATAATGCATAAAGAATGTTCCCTTAACGTAGTACGTTGAGTTCATATATTTTGATATATTTCCTTCTCCTATAACATTGGAAATAGTGGCATTAGGTACTGTAAAGTTCTATATATTATCTTCGATAGAGAAAGTGTCATTATTGGTTAAAAAGTCGACTATATTCTGCAACCAAAAATAATATGTTTGATAAGGTGTTATAGCCTCAGTAACCACGTTTAGCTGGACGCTTGCACCATAAGGGGCGTATTTATAAGATGAATTATAGGCTGAAAGAGAAGTAACATTTACAAATCCTAAAACTGCATTTGTGTAAATTGGTCCATTATGTGATGATATTCCTACCGGGTGATTTGCGAAGGACAATAAACTTGTAAGTGTTATTAAAATTAAGCTTAAGAGTATTGGCCCTTCACAATCTTCTTAGCAAGAGAGTAACTTATAAAGATTTTGGATCAATGTTGATACTTTCAATAATTTACGAAATTTCAAATATGGTAACTAAAATAAGATTAATGGTATCTTCTCTAGAGAGAAAATTTTAATGTTTCAAAAATGATTACTGGTAGTCTTCTCTTTAAAATAGAAGTATGATCCTATTTCCTAGGTCAAAAATTAGGATGGGATAGATGAGTTCTTCCCTAGTACTATCTAAAACTTCAATATTTGATCTACTCGTCACATTTATAAAGATAATCTTATGAACTAAAAATTCTCTACATTAATAAAAAACACGGAAAAATTCCTTTTTATCTTTTCATTATAATTACACCAACAGCCAATCCAACAGCAAATAGAATCCCAACAATACTTCCTATAACAACGTAATTAGCACTCTCAACTAATGTCTCTTGAATTGGTTGATTTACTTCTATTACTGAGCCTGGTGACGCGTTGTAAGTACCTACAAACTCACCATTCATGTAAAATGGTACACTAGCATTAAGCTTTATTATACTACCAGAATTATACCATGAGGAGGCTCCATTAATTGTAACTAAATATTGTGTTTGATTATCTATTTTTACAGTTACTGGTGAGTTAACAGTAATTGTTTGTGATGGTGAGATTCTAGCAATTATTTCTCTCTCTTCTGAGTTTACATAATAGGTGTAGTTCTCAATATTTATTTCAGTTCCTTTATTTATCCATGAGGAGTTAAGAGTTACACTACTTCCATTTACTAATGCCTTAATTGGAATACTAGAATTTACAATAATGTAGTATTGAGTCAGTGTGATTATTGTTATGTTGATTGGCTTACTTAAAGTAATATTGCTTTGTGGTAAAATCTTAACTATTACTTCTCTAACGTAATTTGAGGTATAGTGTGTAATATTTTCAATTTGAATTCTAGCTGAGGAGTTGTACCAACCAGAGGTTAGACTTTGGTTCACATTATTAACAATTGCGAAAACTGGTATTGGAGAATTAACAGTGACATAATATTGCTTTTCAGCAATTATACTTATCTTTATAGATGAATTAACAATTATACTGCTAGACGGTGTAATAGAGATAATCACGTATCTGACATCGTTACTATGATAATACGTAATGTTTTCTACGCTAATCTTTTCGCTTTGATTGTACCAACCAGAGGTTAGGCTCTGATTATTAATATTAACGATAGCGAAAACTGGTATTGCAGAGTTTACAGTCACATAGTATTGTGTTATCGTTTTTACGTTAACTGCTAATGGTGAATTAACAGTGAAAGATTGAGGTGTAATTGAAACAGGCAATTCTCTCTCACTAGAAGAAACATAGTAAGGAATATTTTCAACTTGAATGTAATCACTTTCGTTATACCAACCAGAGGTTAGACTTTGGTTCACATTATTAACAATTGCGAAAACTGGTATTGGAGAATTAACAGTGACATAATATTGTACTTGATAATAAACTGTGATTGTTCCGGGAGAAGTTACTACTCCAGTAGTGTGAAGAGCTATTGCCCTAACCTGATTGTTCGATCCGGGCAAAATATTGCTGTAACTGTAGGTAGAATCATAATCAACCCATACTGTTACCGGTGCTGTTGAAGTTTCTATTTCACCAAATGAGTAATACTGTACTGTAGGACTTCCAAAATTACTCTGAGTAACTTGATAATTAAACGTAACTTCATATTGTTCATAATATACAAAAGTCAAAGTTTCAGAACCATCAATAGTTCCGCTTGTAATATTATTAGTAGCCCATCTCACATTATTTTCATAAACAATGTTTTGAATATTATATTCTGTACCTAAGGGTAAATTCAAAATCTCTCCGTTATGCAGAGTTATTATAGTTACAGTACCATTAGGGAAAGTTAGCTGAAGCTCTGGTAATACTGGCATTCGTTGCCCAACAGTGCTCAATTCAAACTCCACTACTACTAAATTAGATAATGTAAATTCAACCGTTATTTCTGTGCTTAGACCATTGAAAAGCTCAGCATAAACGTAAATGTAATTAGTTCCAGAATGCAAATCATAAACAGTGAGAGTATCAGTTGCAGTACCGTCAACATAAATTGGGTTTGATTGTAAGGAATAAGGATAACTTGAGCTAACACTAAGGGTCACATTACCGTATGCTTGAATTTCTAGAGTTACAGTTCCTATTGTCCCCGAGATGGATGAAGATAGAATATTTACGTTAAAAGGACCAACATTAGTTCTTGCAATTTCTCCATAACCTCCATATATATTGGCTTCTCCTATGAGTTGTCCGCTTGAAGAATATACTACAATACCATACTCCATAGGGACTAAAGTTAATTCTAAGCTTCCGTTATAAAATGGAATTTCATAGAAATAAGGGTCATTGATTATGTTCTGGTAAGAAAATGAGGCATTAAATACCAAAGCGTAGCCACTTGAGATACCAGTATTTACAACTATTTCAGTAATCATGTCTTGATTCCAAAGACTTCCTAAATTGCCTTTACCAGCTGTAATTCCAGTGATTAATTCACCGTTACTTGGGTAATAATAACTCCCTACATTGGCATTATTTACAGTTTCTGCTGTGTCAAAACCATAATTATAAGCGTTCCTCACGGTCTGGAAATTATGTCCGTTCCAATATTGTAAATTGAAATAAACCTGGGAATCATATACGTAGGAGCAACTTCCTCCACCTGGACCTCCCATTATAAGTTCAGCATCATAGTAATTTCCAGATCCAGTATATTGATATCCATCAATTAGAAAATATACGTTAGATGCTTTATACACATTAATTACAGTGACTGAATCATATTCAATCAAACCGTAACTATCATTATACCAGAAGTTAATTACGGGTTGACCTAATGAATTAGTCGTTACATTAACTAAGAAAATAATATCAGCTGGTAGTGTTAAGTCCATATCGTTACCGGGGGATAAAATTGATGCTGAATATATGTAAGCGTTGTCTAATATACTACCATTTCCCACAACCCCAGTAACATTAGCATTATAAGAGGTGAAGTTGAAAATAGCATCAAGAAATGTAATGTGATGAGTTGCTGTGTCATAGTAAGCAACATCTTGTACCCACAAAGCGTAAGTATTACCTTGGAATTGATAATTTAGGACTACATTTAGCTGAAAGCTCACGCATGGATTGCCAAAAGTACTCTCAGCAGATAGATTATATAAAAGAACTGTACCTTTAACTTGTGTCGTTTCTCTTATATATGGTCCGTTTGGACCAACGCCTACATCAGAAATTCCCATAGGTGCTGGTTCTGAAGTATGTAAATTAACATTAACGCCTTCTGGCAAAAGTTTCCACGATAGAGAGGCATTCTCTACTGGCATTGTATAGATTGATGATATTTGTTGTGTATGTGATGATATTGGAACTAATGGTAGAATAGAGACTAATAATAACATTGCTAAATAAATGCGAAAAGACATAACTTAATATAGTAGAAACTCTTTTTTAAATTTTTATATATAGAACTATTATTGTCATATAAAAAACAAGACTAGGAAACTGTACTTTAGATCAATTTAGTTCATAGCGTTCAGTAATAAATCTTTCGGTTGAAAATTTTGCATACTTATATAAGTGTCGTCAGATAAGTATAAATTATTTTTAGGGTTTTCAGTATGACTAATTGCAAGTTTATCTTAATAAAGAGATCTTATATTGCGAATTTTTAACTACATGACAACAGTATGAATTTATCATACTATTTTTTGTAGTAGGTAAATCAATTTTTGTTTCGTAGATCCTTACTTTCTTCTTGCTAAATTTAAGAAAGCAATATATATATTCTCATTATTTAAAAAAAAGAAAGAAAGAGGATATAATGATTAAGTCTCTTATAGGAAACGCTTAGGTGTTGGACTACTTTCAACCTTCTTTGCCTAACATTTTCACTCTGTTGTAAAGGGATTACGTTATTCCAGAGAACTTTTTATATTTTATTTCTAATAAACTATTTCTAAAGTATAGAAGAAGATTTCATAATGGAGTTATGAGCTATACTTAACTCTTTTTACATTATAATTTAAACATTCCTCTTGTTAAACCTCGTTAATCTATACTTATCTAAATCTAAGGGAACCAATATTTAAAATTTTGTAGGTGGACTTATATATTAGTGGTTTTGAATGACTTTATTACAGCTGAGAAAAAAGCAAGAAAAGGAAGAAGAGTTTACGCCAATAGATAAGCTACCAGAAGATTACCTAATGCTAGAGTGCTTTAATGATTGGAAATATTTGAGAAGGAGAAAGAAAGAGCTAGAGTATAATATAGTAATTTAGAGGATAAAAATTCTCATAGTTTTGTGCTTTTCCAAAACATCCATTCAATTAATGTAATCTTATTTGCTTATTTATGATTCTTCGTATGTTGCCGTTTATAATATATTTTTATTTAAAATTTAAAAGTGTTCACTCGTACGTATTAGTAGGTTAATATAGGGGTTCTATTTCGAAGTAGTGGTGTTACAAGGAAATTCTCAGAATATAATTAGATTTTCTAACTTATAGCCTTTAGATTTTCTAAAAAATACTTTAGTACGATGTTGTTTACTCTCTCATTATTCTGTTCTCTAATTTACCTATCTTCTCTATATATCCTACCATTACATCTCCTTCTTTTAAGAACTTACCTGTACCTAAACCTGTACCAGAGGGGGTGCCAGTTGATATTACGTCTCCAGGGTATAATGTTATTCCGTTAGAAACATACTCTATCAATTCTGGAATTTTATGTATCATACTACTAGTATGACCATTTTGTCTTATTTCACCATTAACTTCAAGTCTGATAGTGAGGTTATGAGGATCTTGTATTTCATCTTTGGTTACCAGATAAGGACCTATAGGTGATGCTGTATCTAGATTTTTAGCGTATAGCCAATTTATGTTATATCTGGGTGAAGAATGCTTCCTTAAATCTCTAAAGCTTACATCATTGAAGATTGTATACCCTGCTATATACTCATAGGCTTCTTTGGAACTAATATATTTACCTTTCTTTCCAATGATAACTGCTAGTTCTATTTCATGATCTACTTGTGATGAAATTTTGGGTATCAGTATTGGTTGTCTATGTGCAACTAATGTATCCACTCTCTTCATGAAAATGTAAGGCTCTTCAATGGAGGCTGAACCAGCTTCTTTACCATGCTCATTATAGTTTACTGCTACGCAAAATACTTTTCTTGGCCTGACAACGGGTAAGAACGTTATGTTGTCTTCATCTAAGAGAAAATTTGATGTAATGTTCGTATCGAGCTTCTTGAAATCGTCAATTAGTTCATTTACAAGTCTAAATGCTGGTGATCCGCCTTCAAGTAATTTAGTCAAATCTGTTAGCCAATCTGGAGGATATCCATAAAGATATTCGTATAGGGAAACTAGATCAATTACCTTACCGTCTTTGTATACTACGCCAACTCTGCTGTCTTTAGGACTACCTTTATAAAAAGATAATAATTTCATATGTTTCTTATCCCTCACTACTTTTTAAGATTAGTCATAAATTATTCCTCTAATATATTTGATTAACAAACGAGATATTATTCTCCTAATTTTATGTTTGTTTTTATGACAATGAACTATTTATTAATAGCAGTTTACGGAAAATCCCCTTAATGATCTTTTTGTTAAAAGGCTATGAAGAATTCTCCTTATCAAATTAGACATAATTTTAAATAAATACGTTAAATTATATAAAAAAGAAATAATTAATCTTATTTCCTAATCTTAAATTAAATGGTGTCAGTAAAGCGTTAATTTCCGTTAACCACTATTATTAATTAATACTTGATAATGGAAGTTTAGAGATGCTACATACTGTCATCATATAGGTATAAAACAAATTACTCTAAAATTTCATATATGTTGCTAAGTAGATATCATATATTATGAGGTTATGATATGGAAATAACAGTCTATTTGAATATATAGCTTCATGACGACATTATGGATGCTACATTATTTTTCTCTCTAAAGTTTTTAACCTTTAAAACCACT
The nucleotide sequence above comes from Sulfolobus tengchongensis. Encoded proteins:
- a CDS encoding GH116 family glycosyl-hydrolase, with product MKYKYSYALNSGVVLGGLGTGSIEIRADGRLYDWTIFNNGGFTERHDIRNTFYLNQFDFFVGVKSKGKSRILQAYDYYFGASPYTVPWLRPVREVEYVGEPPIAYLKFKDDFEVTLKAFSPFIPHDIKNSSLPVAIFEYYTYENSDFILGLKNPFENGKIEFKGDTLVFSGEVPSNDPRYNGNLCVRVENGSFAKLDNFPHFAEWNEFREKGKIVKNSGEKWGIATVNGNKVTFILSWYFPNHLDYYGKKIGHFYENYFSNCVEVSNYVKDNFNYLSTMTQKFHDILYNPKGVEDWIADLVGSQLTTLVKSTWLSKEGNFYIWEGYYNSSDERKDNNYSYSGGPLNGAFNTVDVTFYFMPVLVSLFPSLAKNLMERVEALDYGPLYVLYSLSIHENKTKFLEKVSKDPSILATFDRILETVKEVVKETGKDPKGRIGHFIFRGGKTDEFGRNDLNPQFTLMWALVSLYTSDEEFKQRLMNRAKEGMESVLRTHSYEGLIYSKLPSGFEFMRHVYDYFKSIGDSGFSNNLLLVNAILGQDMFRMSMSTYDDWSTVGITSFTSLLGIDALYILNKLANERYDVQKLLSTLKQYLWNGEYFDNWYDPISGFRDKANNASQLIGEFYLNLINDSLLTREEVKRILSSIMKYNFKEEEGVINGAYPDGYRPLMRSYENPIKIEASIQQDTPWSGVEFYLASHLLYEKMIDEAKKVLREIYDRYSIAGNFWNHWEWGSHYSRPLSSLLVIPAYLGLKFDGKRLILNPVTNLSWIIILPQFWGEINVEEKDVRINVIEGKIDLDEILIEGKKIKEIIADGRKIEGKIIAEKELLITLE
- a CDS encoding DUF973 family protein; translation: MYTIIPKNVTGVFEGTYKIPLNDTITVNQPIYENLVTYSKTELISQIVGYVTLLMTIFGILGFISYFRKARRKFRKSNNQYSNESKYQPMAPSYIYPNGNAILRINFYDYATILNARFNGIDSTYISPKELHPGYDEIHIYFPNVTVTPNAHYSITLLIRRGRRRFIYRVYAIGGR
- a CDS encoding thermopsin family protease, which encodes MIIFPLASYLLINESYNSSGILVDFSYLVVQNGSDILPPELVTYDKAFIKINDVKNTFIIINDSTTPKVKIGNYYYWSGYLDAELVWGGFAYGEHTTFTNMSSYLALYYYNSESGKFIPFPIVYSYGNDTAESADNLHVTISPSGYAYVTLGNLQPGLLTTQFNPALPSFTFLSITCLIPFYINGSLTHNFEGYIKYSTYISFLRNFSANSSAFAVFNGKNLTIYPSEKITFYQIKPNYTWYYLVYINSTYPVYINGIETNKMFVRSGETI
- a CDS encoding thermopsin family protease; protein product: MSFANHPVGISSHNGPIYTNAVLGFVNVTSLSAYNSSYKYAPYGASVQLNVVTEAITPYQTYYFWLQNIVDFLTNNDTFSIEDNI
- a CDS encoding thermopsin; the protein is MSFRIYLAMLLLVSILPLVPISSHTQQISSIYTMPVENASLSWKLLPEGVNVNLHTSEPAPMGISDVGVGPNGPYIRETTQVKGTVLLYNLSAESTFGNPCVSFQLNVVLNYQFQGNTYALWVQDVAYYDTATHHITFLDAIFNFTSYNANVTGVVGNGSILDNAYIYSASILSPGNDMDLTLPADIIFLVNVTTNSLGQPVINFWYNDSYGLIEYDSVTVINVYKASNVYFLIDGYQYTGSGNYYDAELIMGGPGGGSCSYVYDSQVYFNLQYWNGHNFQTVRNAYNYGFDTAETVNNANVGSYYYPSNGELITGITAGKGNLGSLWNQDMITEIVVNTGISSGYALVFNASFSYQNIINDPYFYEIPFYNGSLELTLVPMEYGIVVYSSSGQLIGEANIYGGYGEIARTNVGPFNVNILSSSISGTIGTVTLEIQAYGNVTLSVSSSYPYSLQSNPIYVDGTATDTLTVYDLHSGTNYIYVYAELFNGLSTEITVEFTLSNLVVVEFELSTVGQRMPVLPELQLTFPNGTVTIITLHNGEILNLPLGTEYNIQNIVYENNVRWATNNITSGTIDGSETLTFVYYEQYEVTFNYQVTQSNFGSPTVQYYSFGEIETSTAPVTVWVDYDSTYSYSNILPGSNNQVRAIALHTTGVVTSPGTITVYYQVQYYVTVNSPIPVFAIVNNVNQSLTSGWYNESDYIQVENIPYYVSSSERELPVSITPQSFTVNSPLAVNVKTITQYYVTVNSAIPVFAIVNINNQSLTSGWYNQSEKISVENITYYHSNDVRYVIISITPSSSIIVNSSIKISIIAEKQYYVTVNSPIPVFAIVNNVNQSLTSGWYNSSARIQIENITHYTSNYVREVIVKILPQSNITLSKPINITIITLTQYYIIVNSSIPIKALVNGSSVTLNSSWINKGTEINIENYTYYVNSEEREIIARISPSQTITVNSPVTVKIDNQTQYLVTINGASSWYNSGSIIKLNASVPFYMNGEFVGTYNASPGSVIEVNQPIQETLVESANYVVIGSIVGILFAVGLAVGVIIMKR
- a CDS encoding fumarylacetoacetate hydrolase family protein, giving the protein MKLLSFYKGSPKDSRVGVVYKDGKVIDLVSLYEYLYGYPPDWLTDLTKLLEGGSPAFRLVNELIDDFKKLDTNITSNFLLDEDNITFLPVVRPRKVFCVAVNYNEHGKEAGSASIEEPYIFMKRVDTLVAHRQPILIPKISSQVDHEIELAVIIGKKGKYISSKEAYEYIAGYTIFNDVSFRDLRKHSSPRYNINWLYAKNLDTASPIGPYLVTKDEIQDPHNLTIRLEVNGEIRQNGHTSSMIHKIPELIEYVSNGITLYPGDVISTGTPSGTGLGTGKFLKEGDVMVGYIEKIGKLENRIMRE